Within Sphingobium sp. KCTC 72723, the genomic segment CGGGTCTAACCGCTTCCAGCGCAGAAGTCTCCGCACTTGCAAATGGCGGACCACGCAAAGTCTCGCTCGACTATCTCAAGCCACTGTCCGGTGAAGCGTTTAACGTCAGCAACGACGATATCAACGATGAAGGCGACGTAGGCTCGATCGAGGGCGGCACCTATGATGCAATGCGTCTCGACCTCAACTATGCGCTTGCGACCACAGACCTGACCCAGATTATCACTCAATATGGTAAGCAGGGCGATCTAGCCACTGCATTGGCTGGTCATCGCAATGCCATTACCAAGTCGCTGTTCTTCTCAACCCTAGTTGGCGTTCGTGCTGCACTGGCTGCTAATGCGGCTATCACCCATGAAGTTGCAACTGACTGGGATATGGCTGCCATCTATGACGCTATCGCTACTGCTGAAGAGTGGTCGCCGCTGTTCAACGTACTGATGGTCAGCCACGGTCGATATGCGAAGCTACAGGCGCAGAATGATGGCTTTGTTGCTCCTTCCGATGTTAACACTCGCTTTGCTACCTATCAGGGATTTACGCTTCTCAAGACCAACAAGTTGACCAACGATGAAGCAATCATCGGTCGCACTGGTTCGATTGGCTACGGCGAAGGCACTGCTCAGCAGGCTTTTGAAGTAGAGCGCAAGGCGAATGGCGGTAACGGCGGTGGTGCAGACATTCTGCACTCGCGCTTCTCCCGCGCAATCATTCCACTGGGCATGGACTATAACGGTACGATCCCTACCACTTCGGCAGCGGTCAAGACCGTTCTCGAAGCCAGTGCTAGCTGGGCAAAGGTCGCACCGGACACACAGTTCGGCCTACGCTTCCTGAAATTCAACGACGTCTAATAGCGTGTGAACAAGACGTTCCCCGGCTGGTAACAGCCGGGGATCGCCACGACAGAACGGTAAATACCTGCGCAACAGCGAGGGAACCCAATGTCCATAACTCTTCTACAGATCAACGACGCTTTAGCAGCGCGAGGCAAGGATGCCGTGGAGGCATCGCAGCTTCAAGAGGCACTGGATTATGCGCTCGGCGTCTATGCCATTCCATATCCGATCCTGAACGCCCACGAGCCTGACGAACGTTTAATTGTCGGCATTGCGTTGTTGGCCGAACAGGCTCCATTCGCCGCCGTCCAGACCGCCGCTCTCAAAAGCCAGGAGATTGCGGGCGACGCGGGAAGCATCAAGAAAACATGGGCCGACGCACCGACTGACCCCTACCCGGTCATTACCGGCCTGCTTGCCCCATATTCGGGCCGTACAGCGTCATGCGGGATCTCATTTGGAGTTAGCACCCGATGAGCGTTTACACGGATTTACGGGCGGCTCTGGGGGCGGGCAGCGAACTTGAGGCGACCTTTGGTGTCTCAGCTACCCTGACACGGACAATCCCCGGCGTGCGTAACCGCGCAACTGGCAAGGTGGCCAGCGCGGACGAAGTTGTTCTGCCCTGCATGGCTGCGCGTGCGACGATCAAGATCAAAGCCGAAGATGGCACGGTATCTAAGGTGGCGGGTTATACGCTCTGGACCGAACCCAAGGCCGGTGACACGCTCACCTTTGCCGGTCAGTCCTACCGCATTACCGACATTGTAGAATTCAACCCAGATGGCACGGCCATTTGTTGGAATGTAGTTGCGGGGTCAGGATCATGAGGTTCGACACGTCAGACTTAATCCGCAATCTCGAAAAGGATATCCAGCTTACCGAAAAGCAGCTTCTCGAATTGACGGAGAAGACCACGCTCGACGCCCAACGCGACCTCATGCTGGCCACTCCGGTAGATGAAGGCACTGCGCGTCGTGGTTGGCAGGCAACGTTACCGACCAAGGCATATGAAGCAGGCGTGATAGAAAATGCCGTGCCGTATCTGGGCGCTCTAAATGATGGGCATAGCCGTCAGGCTCCGGCCAATTTCGTCGAAGGCATCGTGCAACGTTATAATGATGGAGGCGCATGATGCTGGCCAAAGATATTGAAGACCTGAACCAACATGCAATCGACGGCTTTTCGGTGTCTGCGCCGAACCTCGCTGTCTACATTGGTGATGAAGATGGGGAACCCGATGAAAGCCGTATTTGGGCGCGCTTTGTCATCAACCCATCGGACAACAGCCTAGCCACAATCGGGAACGGAAAGGTCTATAATCAGCTTGGAATTGCGACACTGCAAATCATGCAGCCAAAGAACCTGCCGGTAGCTGAGACTGACCTAGGTGCATGGGACATCGCCGACATTGCGATGCATATCTTCCGTGATTTTAGAGGCTCTGAACAACAGATTGAAATCTATCGCTGTACGCCGCAGCGCATCCCCAACGGCAGCTACCTCCAAATCAATCTGCTCATTTACTACCGCAGCAAGCATCGCACATAAGACGCGCTCAAACCGCTCATTCTGCATCCCTTCAATAAATATCGGTGAGGCCATTGCAGCCTCCTGAAACTATTATTTGGAGAGATGCAGAATGGCATTTATTAGTTCTACCGATGTAAAAGTCACGCTAATTCCCGAAACCGTCTTCGGTGCGCTGCCAACCACTGGAAACCGCTACGAACTGCCACGCAAAGCCGGTGACAGTCTGCTGGTAAAGGATGGTGGAGAAGTCGTTTCTGACACTATCAAGCCGGGTCGCAATGCCAATGGTTCGCGCAGGGGCAACCAGTCAGTCAGCGGTTCGATTGAACTCAACGCTATCACTGCTGGCGTGACCGACATGCTCATGGAAAGCGCAGTAAGCGGCAAATATGTGGCCAACGTGCTGAAAGCCGGAACCACCGATAGCAGCTTTACCTATATCGCGGAACTCGCAACTGACCTGTTCAAGGTCAACACTGGCTGCATGGCGACCAACTTCGTTCTTTCGGCAGAAGCTGCTGGTGCAGTAACCTATTCCTTTGACATCATGGGTGCCAAGCAGGACGAGGCCGCAGCAATCGCTGGCACATTCACGACCACCAATGTTCCTGATACCGCTTATGAGTATATTGGTTCAGAGGTACTGAACGTCACTGTCGCGGGTGCAACCAACCTCAATTTCACCAGTCTGAGCCTGAACGTCGAACAGGCCCGCAATGCGCGTAATACATTGAGTGCGGATTATGCAAAGGGACTAGCAGCGTCTGGCGTTCGAAACGCAACGCTAGAACTGACCTTCTACCGTGAAACGGGTGTGGATTATAACGCACTGCTGAACGGCACCAAGCAGACCGTTTCATTCGATGTTGGTACTGCTGGCTATGGCCGCAAGTTCACGATCTATGGTCAGGCGTCCACCCCGTCCGATGTCACAGAAGATGACATGATGATCACGGTCACGATCACTGGCGCATATAACAGCACAGAAGGCATTGCTCTAAAAATCGAGAAGCTGCCATAAACTAGCTCTGTTCTCCGTCATCAACGTCATCACTGAGCGGACCCCAAAAAGGTCCGCTCAGTGATGAATAAATAGTCGCGATGATGATTTCCAAGGAGACAACATAATGACTAAATTCGTTACCCCAACTCGTTACGATCAGGCTCTGGCTGATCAGGGCATCTCGATTGCTGTTGACGAGAACGGCACATATTACGGCACCTTTGATGTCAAGTGCTACGATCCCTACAGCCCATTCTTCAAGGTCGCCAAGGAACGCTATAATCGTAACCAGAAAGCAGAAATCAAGCTGCTAAAGGACGAACAGGAAAAGGCTATCCATCAGTTCGTTCATATCGCGATGACGGGTTGGAAGGACATCAAGAGCGAAGATGGTGACGTGCCGTTCACGAAGGACGATGCTTTCCAGTTCCTCACACAGACCGATATCGGCCTATTCGTATTCGGCGAACTGTTCGCACAGGCCACTGACACGAAGAACTTCAAGGCTGTGGATGATGAGGATGGCGAAGTCGATCCAGTGGTTGACGCGCAGAGCACCAAAAAAAACTA encodes:
- a CDS encoding HK97 gp10 family phage protein; this encodes MRFDTSDLIRNLEKDIQLTEKQLLELTEKTTLDAQRDLMLATPVDEGTARRGWQATLPTKAYEAGVIENAVPYLGALNDGHSRQAPANFVEGIVQRYNDGGA
- a CDS encoding phage tail tube protein, with translation MAFISSTDVKVTLIPETVFGALPTTGNRYELPRKAGDSLLVKDGGEVVSDTIKPGRNANGSRRGNQSVSGSIELNAITAGVTDMLMESAVSGKYVANVLKAGTTDSSFTYIAELATDLFKVNTGCMATNFVLSAEAAGAVTYSFDIMGAKQDEAAAIAGTFTTTNVPDTAYEYIGSEVLNVTVAGATNLNFTSLSLNVEQARNARNTLSADYAKGLAASGVRNATLELTFYRETGVDYNALLNGTKQTVSFDVGTAGYGRKFTIYGQASTPSDVTEDDMMITVTITGAYNSTEGIALKIEKLP